The Macrobrachium nipponense isolate FS-2020 chromosome 1, ASM1510439v2, whole genome shotgun sequence genome includes a window with the following:
- the LOC135220197 gene encoding uncharacterized protein LOC135220197, whose protein sequence is MSSTAVSSLGYYLQEGLRNFDLSNWMRNFDLANTFKDFDLKTFGWLALVVVAVIFIADLFTKPFFPLGRSLAVSAADAWQKNRHQITFDKFGRDSRSLEPVTEVLDALADAVKKWEQSEETILRKDRSSYGGRDLWQS, encoded by the exons ATGTCTTCGACCGCCGTCTCCTCACTCGGATACTACCTGCAGGAGGGATTGAGGAACTTTGACCTCAGCAACTGGATGCGCAACTTCGATTTGGCGAATACCTTCAAGGATTTCGACTTGAAGACTTTCGGTTGGTTGGCTCTGGTTGTTGTGGCCGTCATCTTTATTGCTGACCTTTTCACGAAACCATTTTTCCCTTTGGGAAGAAGTCTGGCCGTCTCGGCTGCTGACGCTTGGCAGAAGAACAGGCACCAGATCACTTTCGATAAATTCGGAAGAGACAG TCGATCCCTGGAACCAGTGACCGAAGTCCTGGATGCTCTGGCTGATGCTGTGAAGAAATGGGAACAATCAGAAGAAACGATTTTGAGAAAGGATCGATCTTCCTACGGTGGTCGTGACCTTTGGCAGTCCTAA